AGCGGAAGCGCGGGCCGGTCACCGCGAGGCCGGAGAACGCCTGGCGGACGCCGTCCGCGCGCTTCCAGGAGTGGCCGAGGTGCGTGCGGTCGGTCTCGCGGCCGTAGCGCATGACCTGCAGGACGGCGGCGGCGAACGCCACGGTGAAGATGCCGGTCGCGATGATCGCGACGCCGACGTGCAGGACCAGCCAGTAGTTCTGCAGCGCGGGGCGCACCTCGTCGGCGCGCACGTAGAAGCTCTCGATCGCGACGACGAGCGCCGTGGTGGCGATGCCCATGACGACGACGCCGAGGAACGCGATGACGCGGCGGCGCTGCACGACGGCCAGCACGGTGGTCGCGACGAGCACGCCGACGAGCGTGAACTCGTACATGTTGGCCGTGGGCCAGCGGCCGGCGGCGATGCCGCGCAGCACGATCGCGGCGAACAGCAGCGCGATGCCGAGGTACGTGGTGGAGCGCGCGATGCCCTCGGCGCGCGGGGAGCGGCCCGGGGCGGCGTCGGACGCGGTGCCGGCGATCGCGGAGTCGGTGCCGCCGCGGCGGGGCGCCAGGGTCGTCGTCGTGCCGCCCGCGCCCACGGCCGCGGGGACCGGTGCCTCCTCGTCGGCCGGGCGGCGCTGCGCGTTGTCCGCGAGGCGCGCCAGGTCGACGGTGTAGGCGACGAGCGCGACGAGGAACGCGGTCGCCGCCGCCCACACCAGAAGCGTGCTCAGGTCACCGGCCTGCATGGTCACTCCCGTCCGTCGACGCGTCGGTCGCGTCGGTCACGTCAGTCGTCGCCGAGGTCGTCGGCCGTGCGGGTCCCGACGAGCCCGTCGAGGCCCCGGCCCACGTCGTCCCGTCGAGGTCCGCCAGCGCGTCCGCGAGCACGCGTTCGAGCTCGGGCTGGAGGCCGACGTCGTCGCCGCGCGCGAGGCCCGCGGCGCTCACCACTGTACGGCCCGGCCCCTCGCCCGGCCCCTGGCCCGGCACTGCGC
The sequence above is a segment of the Cellulomonas palmilytica genome. Coding sequences within it:
- the ccsB gene encoding c-type cytochrome biogenesis protein CcsB, whose protein sequence is MQAGDLSTLLVWAAATAFLVALVAYTVDLARLADNAQRRPADEEAPVPAAVGAGGTTTTLAPRRGGTDSAIAGTASDAAPGRSPRAEGIARSTTYLGIALLFAAIVLRGIAAGRWPTANMYEFTLVGVLVATTVLAVVQRRRVIAFLGVVVMGIATTALVVAIESFYVRADEVRPALQNYWLVLHVGVAIIATGIFTVAFAAAVLQVMRYGRETDRTHLGHSWKRADGVRQAFSGLAVTGPRFRWLEQVPDSRRLEALSFRLNAIAFVLWTLTLIGGAVWAEDAWGRYWNWDPKEVGTFVAWVVYAAYLHARTTRGWSGRKAAYFVFAGYACVIANFTVVNLAIKGLHSYAF